A part of Sandaracinaceae bacterium genomic DNA contains:
- a CDS encoding S8 family serine peptidase, whose amino-acid sequence MSARTAITSLSLLLLLMACGGETPTEDFTPPPDESQSGSEDTEAASPWASLDTAALVALSRDRVAARIAEIDPDFDLAQLPAWIADPESAPALGDRVSEQLMNLAIVETAAGEDARATGLIRLVRAKARNRNNAYTGTTLLSELARRGAGEEDPEAAVRAVLEELPRNRFGSATVVFQLFQNPGQVDARLEQLHTQLVSLDTAVAALFYDAILRPIIAHRDVFMSAIASVRATHAEQPEGEAYAFSTVDLTRARDAQPVVIAVWDTGVAGALFEEQLFTNEAETLDGEDDDQNGLVDDRHGVISDPTEGQDALTFEPGDDVITEYAPFLRGIMDLRAGLASTEAAQRVLGLMGAVQDAEALEALEVNLDAIGEWAHGTHVAGIMTAGLPQARVAVFRSAWAGEARLYHHRGPTDEELAAERQNVEDIARFIDLHDVRVVNASLGFARDYVEAQLRHEADAYPTEEAVRARAEEIHRHRRDNWRHVFEQNPDTLFVVAAGNSNRDIVEYEDVPSSLEGLPNLLVVGAVDRFGDWATFTNSNPDRVQVFDHGVEVDSVIPNGERVPLSGTSMASPNVANLAAKILAVNPQLSPAEVITIIRETGTPIPAPFYGVIAHEEQALARARRERRRRR is encoded by the coding sequence ATGAGCGCCCGAACCGCGATCACGAGCCTGTCCCTCCTCCTCCTCCTGATGGCCTGCGGCGGAGAGACTCCGACCGAGGACTTCACCCCCCCGCCCGACGAGTCTCAGAGCGGCTCCGAGGACACGGAGGCGGCCTCTCCCTGGGCGTCGCTCGACACCGCGGCGCTCGTCGCGCTGTCGCGGGACCGCGTCGCCGCGCGAATCGCCGAGATCGACCCGGACTTCGACCTCGCGCAGCTCCCGGCCTGGATCGCCGACCCGGAGTCCGCGCCCGCGCTCGGCGACCGCGTGTCGGAGCAGCTCATGAACCTCGCGATCGTCGAGACGGCGGCGGGAGAAGACGCGCGCGCCACCGGGCTCATCCGGCTCGTCCGCGCCAAGGCGCGCAACCGGAACAACGCCTACACGGGGACCACGCTCCTCTCGGAGCTCGCCCGCCGTGGGGCGGGAGAGGAGGATCCCGAGGCGGCCGTGCGCGCCGTGCTCGAGGAGCTGCCCCGCAACCGCTTCGGCAGCGCGACCGTGGTCTTCCAGCTCTTCCAGAACCCGGGTCAGGTCGACGCCCGGCTCGAGCAGCTCCACACGCAGCTCGTCAGCCTCGACACCGCGGTGGCCGCGCTCTTCTACGACGCGATCCTGCGCCCCATCATCGCGCACCGCGACGTCTTCATGAGCGCCATCGCGTCGGTCCGCGCGACGCACGCCGAGCAGCCCGAGGGCGAGGCCTACGCCTTCAGCACCGTCGACCTGACGCGGGCGCGCGACGCTCAGCCGGTGGTCATCGCGGTCTGGGACACCGGCGTGGCCGGCGCGCTCTTCGAGGAGCAGCTCTTCACCAACGAGGCCGAGACGCTCGACGGTGAAGACGACGATCAGAACGGCCTCGTCGACGACCGCCACGGCGTGATCTCCGACCCGACCGAGGGGCAGGACGCCCTGACCTTCGAGCCGGGTGACGACGTGATCACGGAGTACGCGCCCTTCCTGCGCGGCATCATGGATCTGCGCGCCGGGCTCGCCTCGACCGAGGCGGCGCAGCGCGTGCTCGGCCTCATGGGCGCGGTGCAGGACGCCGAGGCGCTCGAGGCGCTCGAGGTGAACCTGGACGCGATCGGCGAGTGGGCCCACGGGACCCACGTGGCCGGCATCATGACCGCGGGGCTCCCGCAGGCGCGCGTGGCGGTCTTCCGCTCCGCGTGGGCGGGCGAGGCGCGCCTCTACCACCACCGCGGACCGACCGACGAGGAGCTCGCCGCGGAGCGCCAGAACGTCGAGGACATCGCGCGCTTCATCGATCTCCACGACGTGCGCGTGGTCAACGCCAGCCTCGGCTTCGCCCGGGACTACGTCGAGGCGCAGCTCCGCCACGAGGCCGACGCCTACCCCACCGAGGAGGCGGTCCGCGCGCGGGCCGAGGAGATCCATCGGCATCGTCGGGACAACTGGCGCCACGTGTTCGAGCAGAACCCCGACACGCTCTTCGTGGTCGCGGCGGGCAACAGCAACCGCGACATCGTCGAGTACGAGGACGTGCCCTCGAGCCTGGAGGGCCTCCCGAACCTGCTCGTGGTGGGCGCGGTGGATCGCTTCGGCGACTGGGCGACCTTCACCAACAGCAACCCGGACCGCGTCCAGGTCTTCGACCACGGCGTCGAGGTCGACAGCGTCATCCCCAACGGTGAGCGCGTCCCGCTGAGCGGGACCTCCATGGCGTCGCCCAACGTGGCCAACCTGGCCGCGAAGATCCTCGCGGTGAACCCGCAGCTGTCGCCGGCGGAGGTCATCACGATCATTCGCGAGACCGGCACGCCCATCCCCGCGCCGTTCTACGGCGTCATCGCGCACGAAGAGCAGGCGCTGGCGCGGGCGCGCCGTGAGCGTCGCCGCCGTCGGTGA
- a CDS encoding Dabb family protein: MITHVVLFRMQEPVAENAAAVAAQLRSMEGEVAGLASIEVGVDINRGERAWDLCLITRHEDAAALEAYQADPRHGEVKAFIGERSSGAAVVDFSG; the protein is encoded by the coding sequence ATGATCACGCACGTCGTCCTCTTCCGAATGCAGGAGCCCGTGGCCGAGAACGCCGCCGCCGTCGCGGCCCAGCTGCGGAGCATGGAAGGAGAGGTCGCGGGGCTGGCCTCGATCGAGGTCGGCGTCGACATCAACCGCGGCGAGCGCGCGTGGGATCTCTGCCTGATCACCCGGCATGAAGACGCGGCGGCGCTCGAGGCGTACCAGGCCGACCCGCGCCACGGCGAGGTGAAGGCGTTCATCGGGGAGCGCTCGAGCGGCGCGGCGGTCGTCGACTTCTCGGGCTGA
- a CDS encoding DUF11 domain-containing protein yields MRRSLLALLGPLVGIGALVFVPAPSSAQTIALERHMLDFAVASATRAYGCSVEVASDDSAIVQVHEFDLPSGALLRSTALTRRSGSSGVPAVPACSVAPALDLGAIVVAYSGHVISSNRVFVAVLDPADLSFTERAFGTTRQVGTVLRIRRVEDAFVIAYVNIAPRMVFAYFASLPDPTSGTEPVIVHPSDMTAGFREVPLANEIYVERVGGTERVVLGRVGNSSPSWELYSDTIDAAGVMVPAARVVGAPRSLATSESGSMRAISPPTLNATTGETSLYALGGWHPFGSDHQLRAWEPTAGDVDLVTGGGVTPPMGAEFAPVMDAIPYRGADWLVANRDPATSRLMIRRFSRDFVAGSPILGPPTEVDVTFCGPTPTTFETDSTWHRNNNFLQLVEMPSGLIAVAYVGCTSPTVDPELRVVVVDPAFPDSDLTVDVSSALTTVAPGEDVTFEVEVRNGGADTDEHARVVASFPSTDCTWTSAAAGGASGGTAGSGDSLDEIVTLTAGGSVTYAVVCPVPQGAVDPLLASATVASPAVEPTPADNEDMHSVPVSPVADLGIVVDGDAGPVAPGGAVAYELSITNDGPTDAVDVTVTIDVSAGLTVASSVGCLEDPSGFPSCTLGALPAGETRLIELEAMALDSASGTLTLTGTVSGADSDPRAENDSDTHDITAGTMASCDAGDCDAGSDADAGVSTDGGHDDASVSADGGTGGSGGSCDCAAAPGRGGASGLALLGLLALLAVRRRR; encoded by the coding sequence ATGCGTCGCTCGCTGCTGGCTTTGCTCGGCCCCTTGGTCGGGATCGGAGCTCTCGTCTTCGTCCCCGCGCCCTCTTCGGCGCAGACGATCGCCCTCGAGCGGCACATGCTGGACTTCGCGGTGGCCTCGGCGACGCGGGCCTACGGGTGCTCGGTGGAGGTCGCCTCGGACGACTCCGCCATCGTGCAGGTGCACGAGTTCGACTTGCCGTCGGGCGCGCTGCTGCGGTCCACCGCGCTGACGCGCCGCAGCGGCTCGAGCGGTGTCCCCGCCGTGCCGGCGTGCAGCGTCGCGCCCGCGCTCGACCTCGGCGCGATCGTCGTCGCGTACTCGGGCCACGTCATCTCGAGCAACCGGGTGTTCGTCGCGGTGCTCGACCCCGCCGATCTCAGCTTCACCGAGCGCGCCTTCGGGACCACGCGACAGGTCGGCACGGTCCTCCGCATCCGGCGAGTGGAGGACGCGTTCGTGATCGCATACGTCAACATCGCGCCGAGGATGGTCTTCGCCTACTTCGCGAGCCTTCCTGATCCCACGAGCGGGACGGAGCCCGTGATCGTGCACCCATCGGACATGACGGCCGGCTTCCGGGAGGTGCCTCTCGCCAACGAGATCTACGTCGAACGCGTCGGCGGAACCGAGCGCGTCGTCCTGGGCCGCGTCGGCAACAGCAGCCCTTCGTGGGAGCTCTACTCCGACACGATCGACGCCGCGGGGGTGATGGTTCCGGCGGCCCGCGTCGTGGGTGCGCCGCGGTCCCTGGCCACGAGCGAGAGCGGCTCGATGCGCGCCATCTCCCCGCCCACGCTCAACGCCACCACCGGCGAGACGAGCCTCTACGCGCTCGGGGGCTGGCATCCGTTCGGGAGCGATCATCAGCTGCGCGCGTGGGAGCCCACGGCGGGCGACGTGGACCTCGTGACGGGGGGCGGAGTGACGCCCCCGATGGGCGCCGAGTTCGCGCCGGTCATGGACGCGATCCCTTACCGCGGCGCCGACTGGCTCGTGGCGAACCGCGATCCCGCGACCAGCCGGCTGATGATCCGCAGGTTCTCCCGGGACTTCGTGGCGGGCTCGCCCATCCTCGGCCCGCCGACCGAGGTCGACGTGACGTTCTGTGGGCCCACGCCCACGACCTTCGAGACGGACAGCACCTGGCATCGCAACAACAACTTCCTCCAGCTGGTCGAGATGCCGTCGGGGCTGATCGCCGTGGCCTACGTGGGCTGCACGAGCCCGACCGTGGATCCCGAGCTGCGGGTGGTGGTGGTGGACCCGGCCTTTCCCGACTCCGACCTCACGGTGGACGTGTCCTCGGCGCTGACCACGGTCGCCCCCGGCGAGGACGTCACCTTCGAAGTGGAGGTTCGCAACGGGGGCGCCGACACCGACGAGCACGCGCGCGTCGTCGCCTCGTTCCCCTCGACGGACTGCACCTGGACGAGCGCGGCCGCGGGCGGCGCGTCGGGCGGCACCGCGGGGAGCGGCGACTCCCTCGACGAGATCGTGACCCTGACGGCCGGCGGCTCGGTGACGTACGCCGTCGTCTGCCCCGTCCCGCAGGGCGCCGTCGATCCGCTCCTCGCCTCGGCCACGGTCGCGTCCCCCGCCGTGGAGCCGACGCCCGCCGACAACGAAGACATGCACAGCGTGCCCGTCTCCCCCGTGGCCGACCTCGGGATCGTGGTGGACGGCGACGCAGGACCGGTCGCTCCGGGCGGCGCGGTGGCCTACGAGCTCTCGATCACGAACGACGGACCGACCGACGCGGTCGACGTGACGGTGACCATCGACGTCTCCGCGGGCCTCACCGTCGCGTCGAGCGTGGGCTGCCTCGAGGACCCGAGCGGCTTCCCCAGCTGCACGCTCGGCGCTCTCCCCGCGGGAGAGACGCGGTTGATCGAGCTCGAGGCGATGGCCCTCGACTCGGCCTCCGGGACGCTCACCTTGACCGGCACCGTCTCCGGCGCCGACTCCGATCCCCGTGCGGAGAACGACAGCGACACGCACGACATCACCGCAGGCACCATGGCGAGCTGCGACGCGGGCGACTGCGACGCAGGCTCCGACGCGGACGCCGGCGTCTCGACGGACGGCGGACATGACGACGCGAGCGTGAGCGCCGACGGCGGCACGGGAGGCTCGGGCGGCTCGTGCGACTGCGCCGCGGCGCCCGGCCGAGGTGGCGCCTCCGGCCTCGCGCTCCTCGGGCTGCTCGCGCTGCTCGCCGTCCGCCGCCGCCGGTGA
- a CDS encoding YcxB family protein, which produces MPKTPQTYRFALTDAEYRRAWIREYYRRPGARVMRLLAGPLIALLGVGMLARAPGLFERGMGVVALFFGLYLLFKPLLLANALVRRRQRTGMAERELEVTLRAEGIRIDDGKIRTNLPWDEVRAAGRGPDYVWYEMKGGSRATIPLRAVDDLEALEALLRDKTSWSS; this is translated from the coding sequence TTGCCGAAGACGCCCCAGACCTATCGCTTCGCGCTGACCGACGCCGAGTACCGCCGCGCCTGGATCCGCGAGTACTACCGCCGCCCGGGCGCGCGCGTGATGCGGCTGCTCGCGGGCCCGCTCATCGCGCTCCTCGGCGTGGGCATGCTCGCCCGCGCGCCGGGCCTCTTCGAGCGCGGCATGGGCGTGGTCGCCCTCTTCTTCGGCCTCTACCTCCTCTTCAAGCCGCTCCTGCTTGCGAACGCCCTCGTGCGCCGCCGTCAGCGGACGGGCATGGCCGAGCGAGAGCTCGAGGTCACCCTGCGCGCGGAGGGCATCCGCATCGACGATGGGAAGATCCGCACCAACCTCCCCTGGGACGAGGTGCGCGCCGCCGGCCGCGGGCCCGACTACGTCTGGTACGAGATGAAGGGCGGATCCCGCGCGACCATCCCGCTGCGCGCGGTCGACGACCTCGAAGCGCTCGAGGCGCTGCTACGCGACAAGACGAGCTGGAGTTCGTGA
- a CDS encoding citrate synthase, producing MADTLTVTDNRTGKTYELPVKNGTISAMDLRQIKVSEDDFGMMSYDPAYKNTASCTSNITFIDGDTGILRYRGYPIEQLAEQSSFLEVAQLLLDGELPTKESHARFKHEITHHTMVHENIRELMDGFRYDAHPMGILISTVGALSTFYPEAKNVDDADNRRLQVTRLIGKVPTLAAYAYRHRRGLPYVYPDNDLSYSGNFLAMMFRMTERNYVPNPAVENALDVLFTLHADHEQNCSTSSMRAVGSSRVDPYSALAAACAALYGPLHGGANEAVVRMLQEIGSKDNIPAFVKRAKEDKSVRLMGFGHRVYKNYDPRAKVIKKLAYEVFDAVGKNPLIDIATELERIALEDEYFVDKKLYPNVDFYSGIIYQAMGLPMDMYPVLFAIGRTAGWLAQWQEMLIDPEQRIARPRQVYLGSDKRDYVAPDKR from the coding sequence ATGGCCGACACGCTCACCGTGACCGACAACCGTACCGGCAAGACCTACGAGCTACCGGTGAAGAACGGCACGATCTCCGCCATGGATCTCCGGCAGATCAAGGTCTCGGAAGACGACTTCGGCATGATGTCGTACGACCCGGCGTACAAGAACACCGCGTCTTGCACCAGCAACATCACCTTCATCGACGGTGACACGGGGATCCTCCGCTACCGCGGCTACCCGATCGAGCAGCTGGCCGAGCAGAGCTCCTTCCTGGAGGTGGCCCAGCTCCTCCTCGACGGTGAGCTCCCGACCAAGGAGTCGCACGCGCGGTTCAAGCACGAGATCACGCACCACACGATGGTGCACGAGAACATCCGCGAGCTGATGGACGGCTTCCGGTACGACGCCCACCCGATGGGCATCCTCATCAGCACCGTCGGCGCGCTCTCCACCTTCTACCCGGAGGCCAAGAACGTCGACGACGCCGACAACCGGCGCCTCCAGGTCACGCGCCTCATCGGCAAGGTGCCGACGCTCGCCGCCTACGCCTACCGTCACCGCCGCGGCCTGCCCTACGTCTACCCGGACAACGACCTCAGCTACTCCGGGAACTTCCTCGCGATGATGTTCCGCATGACCGAGCGGAACTACGTGCCGAACCCGGCCGTGGAGAACGCGCTCGACGTGCTCTTCACCCTGCACGCCGACCACGAGCAGAACTGCTCGACCAGCTCCATGCGGGCCGTCGGCAGCTCTCGTGTCGACCCGTACTCCGCGCTCGCGGCGGCCTGCGCGGCGCTCTACGGCCCGCTCCACGGCGGGGCCAACGAGGCGGTCGTCCGCATGCTCCAGGAGATCGGGAGCAAGGACAACATCCCCGCCTTCGTCAAGCGCGCCAAGGAGGACAAGAGCGTCCGCCTCATGGGCTTCGGCCACCGCGTCTACAAGAACTACGACCCGCGCGCGAAGGTCATCAAGAAGCTCGCGTACGAGGTCTTCGACGCGGTCGGCAAGAACCCGCTCATCGACATCGCGACCGAGCTGGAGCGCATCGCGCTCGAGGACGAGTACTTCGTCGACAAGAAGCTCTACCCGAACGTCGACTTCTACTCGGGCATCATCTACCAGGCGATGGGCCTGCCGATGGACATGTACCCGGTGCTCTTCGCGATCGGTCGCACCGCCGGCTGGCTCGCCCAGTGGCAGGAGATGCTGATCGATCCCGAGCAGCGCATCGCCCGTCCGCGTCAGGTCTACCTCGGCTCGGACAAGCGCGACTACGTCGCCCCCGACAAGCGGTAG
- a CDS encoding TetR/AcrR family transcriptional regulator: MASKKPRDRYHHGDLRAALLEVAVTVIAERGLHGLSLRECARRLGVSHAAPYRHFADKSALLVALAGEGFRRLAESGREAMAGVADPHDRLRAYGVAYVRFAFEHPQHHRVMFGAEFDHGAVPPEDELAGNDAFELLRATAAEATGLSGGEEMPATLAFWSLAHGLSMLLIDGRIPPEHIETPEAIEALAESVFAHLRA; this comes from the coding sequence GTGGCGTCGAAGAAACCCCGCGACCGCTATCATCACGGTGACCTCCGGGCCGCGCTCCTGGAGGTCGCGGTGACCGTGATCGCCGAGCGAGGCCTTCACGGCCTGAGCCTCCGGGAGTGCGCGCGACGTCTCGGCGTCTCCCACGCGGCGCCCTACCGGCACTTCGCGGACAAGTCCGCGCTGCTGGTGGCGCTGGCCGGAGAGGGCTTCCGACGGCTCGCGGAGTCAGGGCGAGAAGCCATGGCCGGCGTGGCCGACCCTCACGACCGTCTGCGCGCGTATGGCGTCGCCTACGTGCGCTTCGCCTTCGAGCACCCCCAGCACCACCGGGTCATGTTCGGCGCGGAGTTCGACCACGGCGCGGTCCCGCCCGAGGACGAGCTGGCCGGCAACGACGCGTTCGAGCTGCTGCGCGCCACCGCCGCGGAAGCGACGGGCCTGTCGGGGGGCGAAGAGATGCCGGCCACGCTCGCGTTCTGGAGCCTGGCCCACGGCCTCTCGATGTTGCTCATCGACGGCCGCATCCCGCCCGAGCACATCGAGACCCCCGAGGCGATCGAGGCGCTCGCGGAGAGCGTCTTCGCGCACCTGCGCGCTTGA
- a CDS encoding alkyl sulfatase dimerization domain-containing protein, with the protein MGRVRDTAERLWQGEGETQMSPLAIFAGLEQLTEGVAFVASFCNVIGFATDEGLVVVDTGSPLTGKTSALALREWVDELGADARVHTVVYTHGHIDHVMGVSAFEEEGPARVVAHRAIEDRFDRYVLTAGYNAAINKRQFRLPGFEWPTQYRRPDVTYERELDLDVGGRRFALRHDRGETDDHTWVWVPEAKALCTGDLFIWASPNCGNPQKAQRYPREWAAALRKMARLDAALLLPGHGPPILGEERVQQALTETAELLETLVEQTLRWMNEGAPLDVVVQKVKAPERLLRRPYLRPVYDDPEFVVRNLWRLYGGWWDGDPAELKPAPRTELAEEIAELCGGASKLARRALDLSDADEHRLACHLAEMAFRADPHDRKIRALRADVYRRRMESETSLMAKSVYRDAASEKKPDRGFS; encoded by the coding sequence ATGGGGAGAGTCCGGGACACCGCCGAGCGGCTCTGGCAGGGCGAAGGCGAGACGCAGATGAGCCCGCTGGCCATCTTCGCCGGCCTCGAGCAGCTCACCGAGGGCGTCGCGTTCGTCGCGAGCTTCTGCAACGTCATCGGGTTCGCGACCGACGAGGGCCTGGTCGTCGTCGACACGGGCAGCCCGCTGACCGGCAAGACGTCCGCGCTGGCGCTGCGCGAGTGGGTCGACGAGCTCGGCGCGGACGCGCGCGTGCACACCGTCGTCTACACGCACGGCCACATCGATCACGTGATGGGCGTGAGCGCCTTCGAGGAGGAGGGCCCCGCCCGGGTCGTCGCGCACCGCGCCATCGAGGACCGCTTCGACCGCTACGTCCTGACCGCCGGCTACAACGCCGCCATCAACAAGCGTCAGTTTCGATTGCCCGGGTTCGAGTGGCCAACGCAGTACCGCCGCCCCGACGTCACCTACGAGCGCGAGCTCGACCTCGACGTGGGCGGCCGCCGCTTCGCGCTCCGCCACGACCGCGGCGAGACCGACGACCACACGTGGGTCTGGGTCCCCGAGGCGAAGGCACTGTGCACGGGAGACCTCTTCATCTGGGCCTCCCCCAACTGCGGCAACCCGCAGAAGGCGCAGCGCTACCCGCGCGAGTGGGCCGCGGCGCTCCGCAAGATGGCGCGCCTCGACGCGGCGCTGCTCCTGCCCGGACACGGCCCACCCATCCTCGGCGAAGAGCGGGTCCAGCAAGCCCTGACCGAGACGGCCGAGCTCCTCGAAACCCTCGTCGAGCAGACCCTGCGCTGGATGAACGAGGGCGCGCCGCTCGACGTCGTGGTGCAGAAGGTGAAGGCGCCCGAGCGGCTCCTGCGCCGGCCGTATCTGCGCCCGGTCTACGACGACCCGGAGTTCGTGGTGCGCAACCTCTGGCGCCTCTACGGCGGCTGGTGGGACGGAGATCCGGCGGAGCTCAAGCCCGCGCCGCGGACCGAGCTGGCCGAGGAGATCGCGGAGCTCTGCGGGGGCGCGTCGAAGCTCGCGCGCCGCGCGCTGGATCTGAGCGACGCGGACGAGCACCGCCTCGCCTGCCACCTCGCGGAGATGGCCTTCCGCGCCGACCCGCACGACCGGAAGATCCGCGCGCTCCGAGCTGACGTCTACCGGCGCCGCATGGAGAGCGAGACCTCGCTGATGGCCAAGAGCGTCTACCGGGACGCGGCCAGCGAGAAGAAGCCCGACCGCGGCTTCAGCTGA
- a CDS encoding rod shape-determining protein translates to MLFDWLYGLFSNDLAIDLGTATTLIYVKGRGIVSCEPSVVAVQQDARGSKKVLAVGKEAKEMLGRTPGNIQAVRPLRDGVIADFEITEAMLRYFIKRAHNRSTLVKPRIIICVPFGITEVEKRAVKESAESAGAREVFLIEEPMAAAIGAGLPITEPSGNMVVDIGGGTTEVAVISLAGIVYSQSVRVGGDKMDDAIIAYMKRKYNLLIGEQSAERVKCTIGNAYPAEEVDTMEVKGRDLVAGVPKTVLVNSDEIRDALSEPINTIVEAVMSALERTPPELSADIVDKGIVLTGGGAQLKNLDVLLREETGLPVMVSDDPVSAVVLGSGKTLDHLDLLKEVTIS, encoded by the coding sequence ATGCTGTTCGACTGGCTCTACGGCCTCTTCTCGAACGATCTGGCCATCGACCTCGGCACCGCCACCACGTTGATCTACGTGAAGGGGCGGGGGATCGTGTCGTGTGAGCCGTCCGTCGTGGCCGTCCAGCAGGACGCGCGCGGCAGCAAGAAGGTGCTCGCGGTGGGCAAGGAGGCCAAGGAGATGCTGGGCCGCACGCCCGGCAACATCCAGGCGGTCCGCCCCCTCCGCGACGGCGTCATCGCCGACTTCGAGATCACCGAGGCGATGCTCCGCTACTTCATCAAGCGGGCGCACAACCGCAGCACCCTGGTGAAGCCCCGGATCATCATCTGTGTGCCCTTCGGCATCACCGAGGTCGAGAAGCGCGCCGTGAAGGAGTCGGCCGAGAGCGCCGGCGCCCGCGAGGTCTTCCTCATCGAGGAGCCCATGGCGGCCGCCATCGGCGCCGGGCTGCCCATCACCGAGCCGAGCGGCAACATGGTCGTCGACATCGGCGGCGGGACGACCGAGGTCGCGGTCATCTCCCTCGCGGGCATCGTCTACTCGCAGTCGGTGCGGGTGGGTGGTGACAAGATGGATGACGCGATCATCGCCTACATGAAGCGCAAGTACAACTTGCTCATCGGCGAGCAGAGCGCCGAGCGCGTCAAGTGCACCATCGGCAACGCCTACCCCGCCGAAGAGGTGGACACGATGGAGGTCAAGGGCCGCGATCTGGTCGCTGGCGTGCCCAAGACCGTGCTCGTCAACTCCGACGAGATCCGCGACGCGCTCAGCGAGCCCATCAACACGATCGTCGAGGCGGTGATGAGCGCGCTCGAGCGCACGCCGCCCGAGCTGTCCGCCGACATCGTCGACAAGGGCATCGTGCTCACGGGCGGCGGCGCGCAGCTGAAGAACCTCGACGTGCTCCTCCGCGAGGAGACGGGCCTGCCGGTGATGGTCAGCGACGACCCGGTCAGCGCGGTCGTGCTCGGCAGCGGCAAGACCCTCGACCACCTCGACCTCCTCAAGGAAGTCACGATCAGCTGA
- a CDS encoding DUF4188 domain-containing protein, protein MVKSERLTVDRAEGFVVFLIGARINKWWLVPVLWAVGRAFNAMMRELVDDPDSGLLSHESFGGRTTLAVQYWRSLEDLHRYARAREKRHAPAWAEWIRRWGLTGAVGIWHETYLVEPDTYECIYHHMPPFGLGKIGPLVPADGHLKTAAQRLQPRTVRAA, encoded by the coding sequence ATGGTGAAATCGGAGCGGCTCACGGTCGATCGGGCGGAGGGTTTCGTGGTGTTCCTGATCGGAGCGCGCATCAACAAATGGTGGCTCGTGCCCGTGCTCTGGGCGGTCGGCCGGGCGTTCAACGCGATGATGCGGGAGCTGGTGGACGACCCGGACTCGGGGCTGCTCTCGCACGAGAGCTTCGGCGGTCGCACGACGCTGGCGGTGCAGTACTGGCGCTCCCTCGAGGATCTGCACCGCTACGCCCGCGCGAGAGAGAAGCGTCACGCGCCCGCGTGGGCGGAGTGGATCCGACGCTGGGGGCTCACCGGGGCCGTCGGCATCTGGCACGAGACCTATCTGGTCGAGCCGGACACCTACGAGTGCATCTACCACCACATGCCTCCGTTCGGGCTGGGCAAGATCGGGCCCCTCGTCCCCGCCGACGGACACCTGAAGACGGCCGCCCAGCGGCTCCAGCCGCGCACCGTCCGCGCCGCCTGA
- a CDS encoding RNA polymerase sigma factor, translating to MVEAAKSGDPNAFDALVRRYRSRIFALALHLTGSRSEADDITQDAFLRAYKNIERFEGRSEFFTWLYRIALNRALNVRRDRRRRITMSIEDPRLSLALQVDAHGDPRRTLELRETYTLLLRAFDGLSPLLRTTLALTLLQGFSYKEAAVVLDTTEGTIAWRVHEARRKMRESMAKMLKDPTPVERLKVAELNRQRREDQPPSLESALAALVMPAGTPGLTR from the coding sequence TTGGTCGAAGCGGCCAAGAGTGGGGATCCGAACGCCTTCGACGCGCTGGTCCGACGCTACCGCTCGCGCATCTTCGCCCTCGCGCTGCACCTCACGGGCAGCCGCAGCGAGGCGGACGACATCACCCAGGACGCGTTCCTGCGGGCGTACAAGAACATCGAGCGGTTCGAGGGCCGGAGCGAGTTCTTCACCTGGCTCTATCGGATCGCCCTCAACCGGGCACTGAACGTCCGTCGAGATCGACGGCGGCGCATCACGATGAGCATCGAGGATCCCCGCCTCAGCCTCGCGCTCCAGGTCGACGCCCACGGCGACCCCCGCCGCACCCTCGAGCTGCGCGAGACCTACACCCTGCTCCTGCGCGCCTTCGACGGCCTGAGCCCCCTGCTCCGGACCACCCTGGCGCTGACCCTCCTCCAGGGCTTCTCCTACAAGGAGGCGGCGGTCGTCCTCGACACCACCGAAGGCACCATCGCCTGGCGCGTCCACGAGGCCCGCCGGAAGATGCGCGAGTCCATGGCCAAGATGCTCAAGGACCCCACCCCGGTGGAGCGCCTCAAGGTCGCGGAGCTCAACCGCCAGCGCCGCGAAGACCAGCCCCCCTCCCTCGAGAGCGCCCTCGCCGCCCTGGTCATGCCCGCCGGCACCCCCGGCCTGACCCGCTAG